A region from the Marinifilum sp. JC120 genome encodes:
- a CDS encoding aminoglycoside phosphotransferase, with translation MIDALSPWGIETLERHNDKNIPGSPERAISRSVIEDTENRLWLMERIAGTQVNKRSAIAENLLTLQKSGMDWLLPYQETKDGQVIAEVMGLPWQLSPFYESDELPRPEYVFDAQRGTELAKFIAQLRKHTKGKEMQGQDQSFALIEYARKLAETVKEREPTVYKRLEPICARLFPKMKQFSQLPKAFCHGDFHPLNVLWKGKKVGAVIDWEFSGMRPEIYDVANMIGCVAFENPGALGEGLIPAFMDGLYDNTDINDDSYESLPAYIPALRFAWLSEWLRKKDHEMVEMELEFMELLLAVMG, from the coding sequence ATGATCGATGCTCTTTCCCCTTGGGGTATTGAAACCCTCGAACGCCATAATGATAAGAATATTCCCGGTAGCCCGGAACGGGCAATCTCACGCTCTGTAATTGAAGACACTGAGAACAGACTTTGGCTCATGGAACGTATTGCCGGAACACAGGTGAATAAACGTTCCGCCATTGCTGAGAATCTGCTGACCTTGCAGAAATCAGGCATGGACTGGCTGCTTCCCTATCAGGAAACCAAGGATGGGCAGGTTATCGCAGAGGTAATGGGCCTCCCTTGGCAGCTCTCGCCCTTTTACGAATCAGACGAACTGCCAAGACCGGAATATGTCTTTGACGCTCAAAGAGGCACAGAACTGGCGAAATTCATTGCCCAGTTGCGTAAACATACAAAGGGTAAAGAGATGCAGGGACAGGACCAATCCTTTGCCCTGATCGAGTATGCCCGCAAACTGGCTGAGACCGTTAAAGAACGGGAACCGACTGTATATAAACGGCTGGAACCGATCTGCGCACGCCTGTTCCCCAAGATGAAGCAATTTTCGCAACTGCCCAAAGCATTCTGCCACGGCGATTTTCATCCCCTGAACGTACTTTGGAAAGGTAAAAAAGTCGGCGCGGTAATCGACTGGGAATTTTCCGGCATGCGTCCTGAAATTTATGACGTGGCAAATATGATCGGTTGCGTGGCCTTTGAGAATCCCGGCGCACTAGGTGAAGGCTTAATCCCGGCCTTCATGGACGGACTTTATGACAATACCGATATCAACGACGACAGTTATGAATCACTTCCCGCCTATATTCCAGCCCTGCGCTTTGCATGGCTTTCCGAATGGCTGCGCAAAAAAGATCACGAAATGGTGGAGATGGAATTAGAATTTATGGAGCTGCTTTTGGCGGTGATGGGATAA
- a CDS encoding ferredoxin: MAKKVVIDQDECIGCETCVELCPEVFALDSEGEKAEVIKEEAVDLECVAESIDTCPVECIMIE, from the coding sequence ATGGCTAAAAAAGTAGTGATTGATCAGGACGAGTGTATTGGTTGCGAAACCTGTGTGGAGCTTTGTCCCGAAGTCTTTGCCCTTGATTCAGAAGGGGAAAAGGCGGAGGTGATTAAAGAGGAAGCAGTTGACCTTGAATGTGTTGCGGAATCGATAGATACCTGTCCGGTTGAATGTATTATGATAGAATGA
- a CDS encoding DUF342 domain-containing protein, producing the protein MTDQATSARGADLRNKRDGTAVKSHNAVLEFKVTSDKMAAFISSYTPAEGNGKPLSLELMQSELDRSGIAGELDHDGAMFALKRASEEKSILNVALVRALYPQNAEDGQIITDADLNFPVLPGMEIGKLGKAQPSSSGKNLDGEEIPAADTHTPKPLTLADAENRNCTLDSESGKLVASTYGLVKIQDQQVMVEPLIKVSANMMKVSTKLFPHDCFRLKYDLAALESALEEMDISRPLQHVVGQTAIKKARETGAAQEAIIVHGTEPVPGRDGYFEYAREDQTASSIGTTGEDDRVDFKDRGVHPMVNPGDIIGKIHPPVEGKAGEDVYGRLTPPPGGNPLEIKTGAHVAPMPDGITYKATATGIVHFQDNTLAVKDVLETKGDVDYSTGNIKLEKGSVHVNGSIRDGFTVEVPAHVVVADSIEGASVKAGGDIEVKGGLVMSGKGLVKAEGVITAQFASNSRIECGDEIIIKHEMSNCLIRCKGPVTAFGGKGIIQGGVVSSSVGIEANEIGSEIGVKTVVGITAKQKINSKLIKERDDLRARLLKINSAVGQGDNESILKSTPAPKQEQMKQILMMRGRIKLKLKEIRKQLSKELNDYYKSLELLSIRVHRKIHPGVEIRIGGKTVQISKPTPRMKFRFDAEERTIIATKF; encoded by the coding sequence ATGACTGACCAAGCGACATCTGCACGGGGAGCAGACCTTCGCAACAAGCGGGATGGTACTGCTGTTAAAAGTCATAATGCTGTGCTGGAATTTAAAGTTACCTCAGACAAGATGGCAGCCTTCATCTCTTCCTACACTCCTGCGGAAGGAAATGGAAAACCTCTATCACTTGAGCTGATGCAGTCTGAGCTGGACCGCTCAGGAATCGCCGGGGAATTGGACCACGACGGAGCCATGTTCGCCCTCAAAAGAGCAAGTGAAGAAAAAAGTATTCTCAATGTAGCCCTTGTCCGGGCTCTTTATCCACAAAATGCTGAAGATGGTCAGATCATAACTGACGCAGACCTTAATTTTCCGGTGCTGCCGGGAATGGAAATCGGAAAACTAGGCAAAGCACAGCCTTCCTCCTCCGGCAAGAATCTTGACGGAGAAGAAATCCCGGCAGCAGATACCCATACTCCCAAACCCCTGACTCTTGCAGATGCTGAAAATCGCAACTGCACCCTTGACTCTGAAAGCGGCAAACTGGTGGCCAGCACTTACGGACTTGTGAAAATTCAAGATCAGCAGGTCATGGTTGAACCTCTCATCAAAGTCTCAGCCAACATGATGAAAGTCTCCACCAAACTTTTCCCCCATGACTGCTTTAGACTCAAGTATGACCTCGCTGCCCTTGAATCGGCCCTTGAAGAGATGGACATTTCACGCCCCCTGCAACATGTTGTGGGGCAGACCGCTATAAAAAAAGCCCGCGAAACAGGTGCTGCTCAAGAAGCAATTATAGTGCATGGCACTGAACCGGTTCCCGGACGGGACGGATATTTTGAATATGCCCGCGAAGATCAGACCGCCAGCTCCATCGGCACTACCGGGGAAGATGACCGTGTAGATTTTAAAGACCGTGGAGTTCACCCCATGGTCAACCCCGGAGACATCATTGGCAAAATCCATCCCCCGGTAGAAGGTAAAGCCGGGGAAGATGTCTACGGAAGATTAACTCCTCCCCCCGGCGGCAATCCCCTTGAAATCAAAACCGGGGCGCATGTCGCTCCCATGCCGGACGGTATTACCTATAAGGCCACAGCCACCGGTATTGTCCATTTTCAAGATAATACCCTTGCGGTTAAGGATGTTCTGGAAACCAAGGGAGATGTGGACTACTCCACCGGAAACATCAAACTTGAAAAAGGATCAGTACATGTAAACGGCTCCATCAGAGATGGCTTCACTGTGGAAGTTCCCGCACATGTAGTTGTAGCCGACTCCATAGAAGGGGCCAGTGTCAAAGCCGGAGGCGATATTGAAGTCAAAGGCGGGCTGGTTATGTCCGGAAAAGGGCTGGTCAAGGCTGAAGGCGTCATAACAGCACAATTCGCCTCCAATTCCCGTATTGAATGCGGAGATGAAATCATCATCAAACATGAAATGAGCAATTGCCTCATTCGTTGCAAAGGCCCTGTCACTGCCTTTGGTGGCAAGGGTATTATTCAAGGCGGAGTTGTGAGTTCGAGTGTTGGCATTGAAGCCAACGAAATCGGCTCGGAAATCGGCGTGAAAACCGTTGTCGGCATTACCGCTAAACAAAAGATCAACAGTAAGCTGATCAAAGAAAGGGATGATTTACGAGCCAGACTGCTAAAAATAAATTCTGCCGTAGGACAAGGGGACAACGAGTCCATCCTCAAATCCACCCCTGCGCCCAAGCAGGAACAGATGAAGCAAATTCTCATGATGCGCGGACGCATAAAGCTCAAACTCAAAGAGATACGCAAGCAGCTTTCCAAGGAGCTTAATGATTATTATAAGTCCCTTGAACTTCTCTCCATCCGGGTACACCGCAAAATCCATCCCGGTGTGGAAATAAGAATCGGCGGCAAGACTGTGCAGATCAGCAAACCAACTCCGAGGATGAAGTTCCGCTTTGATGCTGAAGAGCGAACTATTATCGCTACAAAATTCTAA
- a CDS encoding valine--tRNA ligase, with amino-acid sequence MAESNLPKGYEPWDVEKKWLDHWEENKTFTADPEADGDPYSIVIPPPNVTGVLHMGHALNITLQDILCRYQRQQGKNVLWVPGTDHAGIATQNVVERQLKTEGKTRDDLGREKFIERVWEWKEEKGGHILKQIRRMGASVDWDRECFTFDEQRAKAVREVFVKLYEEGLIYKGNYIINWCNRCHTALADDEVEHSPKPGHFYNIKYKLSDGSGELIIATTRPETMLGDTAICVNPEDDRFKHLIGKTAILPIVGRELPIIGDSYVDMEFGTGALKVTPAHDMNDWELGRKHNLEVLAVFDEDGNINENAPEKYQGMFKDDLRKVIVEDLKAEGYLISIDDHEHSVGECYRCKSTIEPHVSEQWFVAMKPLAEKARAAVPSETQIFPSNWEKVYYEWLDNIRDWCISRQIWWGHRIPAWTCEECGELIVSLDDPSKCTKCGSSKLTQEEDVLDTWFSSALWPFSTLGWPDETPELSKYYPTSVLITGFDILFFWVARMMMMGIHFQDQIPFHHVYIHALVRDEHGKKMSKSTGNVIDPLEMSDKYGTDALRFTLTSFAAMGRDIKLSEQRIDGYRNFVNKIWNSARFALMNFDGKKPEASLDDATGLANEWILHRLEEVKDTMREAVEAYRFNEVAQTMYRFIWNEFCDWYLEMIKPDLYSDDPTRKDATLKVLWTVLSETMVLLHPVMPFVTQEIWSVLPGIENGDIATVAYPEKRDNCRNEKATEDMELFQGLVSAVRNIRTELIIAPSKKLELIVRTADERSAALINDNIDLFKALARLDSVTAGPDAEGPSASGTAVVQGNELFVPLAGAVDFESELARLDKEFAKLDKDLGVIEKKLSNKGFVSNAPAAVVEKEKARLEEINDKKAKLTELKDRLVSVME; translated from the coding sequence ATGGCGGAATCCAACCTCCCCAAAGGCTATGAACCTTGGGATGTAGAAAAAAAGTGGCTTGACCACTGGGAAGAAAATAAAACATTCACAGCAGATCCCGAAGCTGACGGCGATCCTTACTCCATCGTGATTCCGCCGCCCAACGTCACTGGTGTGCTGCACATGGGCCACGCTCTGAACATCACCTTGCAGGATATTCTTTGCCGCTACCAGCGTCAGCAGGGCAAGAATGTTCTCTGGGTTCCCGGAACCGACCATGCAGGCATTGCCACCCAGAACGTTGTGGAGCGTCAGCTTAAAACTGAAGGCAAGACTCGCGACGACCTCGGTCGTGAAAAATTCATTGAGCGTGTCTGGGAATGGAAGGAAGAAAAGGGCGGTCACATCCTCAAGCAGATTCGCCGCATGGGCGCGTCCGTTGACTGGGACCGTGAATGTTTCACCTTTGATGAACAGCGCGCTAAGGCTGTTCGCGAAGTTTTCGTAAAGCTTTACGAAGAAGGGCTCATTTACAAAGGCAATTACATCATCAACTGGTGTAACCGTTGCCATACCGCTCTTGCTGATGACGAAGTAGAACATTCTCCCAAACCGGGCCATTTCTACAACATTAAATACAAACTTTCCGACGGTTCCGGCGAACTGATCATCGCCACCACCCGTCCCGAAACCATGCTCGGCGATACCGCTATCTGCGTTAACCCCGAAGATGATCGTTTCAAGCATCTTATCGGCAAGACCGCCATCCTGCCCATCGTGGGCCGCGAACTGCCTATCATCGGTGATTCTTACGTAGATATGGAATTCGGTACCGGTGCTTTGAAAGTGACGCCTGCTCACGACATGAATGACTGGGAACTGGGCCGCAAGCATAACCTTGAAGTTCTTGCCGTGTTTGACGAAGACGGTAACATCAACGAGAACGCGCCTGAAAAATATCAGGGCATGTTCAAGGATGATTTGCGCAAAGTCATCGTCGAAGATCTGAAAGCTGAGGGTTACCTCATTTCCATCGACGATCACGAACATTCCGTTGGTGAATGTTACCGCTGTAAATCCACCATCGAGCCTCATGTTTCCGAGCAGTGGTTTGTAGCCATGAAGCCGCTGGCAGAAAAAGCCCGCGCTGCTGTTCCTTCTGAAACCCAGATTTTCCCTTCCAATTGGGAAAAGGTCTATTACGAATGGCTGGATAACATCCGCGACTGGTGTATCTCCCGTCAGATCTGGTGGGGACACCGCATCCCGGCCTGGACCTGTGAAGAGTGCGGCGAACTGATTGTTTCCCTTGATGATCCCAGCAAGTGCACCAAGTGCGGTTCTTCCAAACTCACTCAGGAAGAAGACGTGCTCGACACTTGGTTTTCTTCCGCTCTCTGGCCTTTTTCCACACTGGGCTGGCCTGACGAGACCCCGGAACTCTCCAAGTACTACCCCACATCCGTGCTGATTACCGGATTCGACATCCTGTTTTTCTGGGTCGCACGTATGATGATGATGGGTATTCACTTTCAGGATCAGATTCCTTTTCATCATGTTTACATCCACGCTCTTGTGCGTGATGAGCATGGAAAGAAGATGTCCAAGTCCACCGGAAACGTTATTGATCCGCTGGAAATGTCCGACAAGTACGGTACTGATGCCCTGCGTTTTACCCTGACTTCTTTTGCTGCCATGGGCCGCGATATCAAGCTTTCCGAGCAGCGCATTGATGGTTACCGCAATTTTGTTAACAAAATTTGGAACTCTGCACGTTTCGCGCTCATGAACTTTGACGGCAAGAAACCTGAAGCATCTCTTGATGATGCAACAGGCCTTGCTAATGAGTGGATTCTGCACCGCCTTGAAGAAGTTAAGGATACCATGCGTGAAGCAGTGGAAGCCTACCGCTTCAACGAAGTGGCTCAGACCATGTACAGATTTATCTGGAATGAGTTCTGCGACTGGTACCTTGAAATGATCAAGCCGGATCTTTACAGCGATGATCCTACCCGCAAAGACGCAACCCTGAAGGTTCTCTGGACCGTTCTTTCCGAGACCATGGTTCTGCTGCATCCGGTAATGCCTTTCGTAACTCAGGAAATCTGGTCCGTACTGCCCGGAATCGAAAATGGCGACATCGCAACCGTTGCCTATCCCGAAAAGCGCGACAACTGCCGCAATGAAAAAGCCACAGAAGATATGGAACTTTTTCAGGGTCTTGTTTCCGCTGTACGTAACATCCGTACCGAGTTGATCATTGCTCCTTCCAAGAAGCTGGAACTCATCGTGCGTACTGCCGATGAAAGGTCCGCCGCGTTGATTAACGACAATATCGATCTGTTTAAGGCTCTTGCCCGTCTGGATAGCGTAACAGCAGGTCCTGACGCAGAAGGTCCCAGCGCATCCGGTACCGCAGTTGTTCAGGGGAACGAACTTTTTGTACCTCTGGCAGGCGCAGTGGACTTCGAGTCCGAGCTTGCCCGTCTGGACAAGGAATTCGCCAAGCTGGACAAAGATCTCGGAGTGATAGAAAAGAAACTTTCCAACAAAGGCTTTGTCAGCAACGCTCCCGCAGCGGTTGTTGAGAAAGAAAAAGCCCGTTTGGAAGAGATTAATGATAAGAAAGCAAAGCTGACTGAACTGAAAGACAGATTGGTCAGTGTAATGGAATAA
- the truA gene encoding tRNA pseudouridine(38-40) synthase TruA, whose amino-acid sequence MQRIKLTIAYDGTNFCGWQLQPRLRTVQGVLEKAIIRVTGIPVRVHGSGRTDSGVHSLGQVAHFDVQSKFAAVNWQRALNSLLPDDVTVLETELVSSEFHSRYSAIRKSYTYTLWLENSFFLPWRRQYVWKCGPLDFSALDQGMEYFLGEHDFSSFQNTGTLIKSTVRTIHDFKRYPGQTEQEMILEVCGSGFLKQMVRNMVGCLVRIGRGKAEPETVRSLLQIKDRTMAPATAPAQGLCMAGVYYGETGCGGTDTGRKQAQNSGVDG is encoded by the coding sequence TTGCAAAGAATCAAACTTACCATAGCTTATGATGGCACGAACTTTTGCGGCTGGCAGTTGCAGCCCCGGCTGCGCACAGTGCAGGGCGTGCTGGAAAAGGCCATAATCCGGGTTACCGGAATTCCGGTGCGGGTGCATGGTTCCGGGCGTACAGACAGCGGCGTGCATTCTCTAGGGCAGGTGGCCCATTTTGATGTGCAAAGCAAATTTGCTGCGGTGAATTGGCAAAGAGCACTAAATTCTCTGCTGCCTGATGATGTTACCGTTCTGGAAACAGAACTTGTTTCTTCCGAATTTCATTCCCGCTACAGTGCAATCCGCAAATCCTATACTTATACCTTATGGCTGGAGAACAGTTTCTTTCTGCCGTGGCGCAGGCAGTATGTCTGGAAATGCGGTCCTCTTGATTTTTCCGCTCTAGATCAAGGTATGGAGTACTTTTTGGGGGAACACGATTTTTCTTCCTTCCAGAATACCGGAACTTTGATCAAATCCACAGTTCGTACAATCCATGATTTTAAGCGTTACCCCGGTCAGACTGAGCAGGAGATGATTCTTGAGGTCTGCGGTTCCGGCTTCCTTAAGCAGATGGTCCGTAACATGGTCGGCTGCCTTGTTAGAATCGGGCGGGGTAAAGCCGAACCCGAAACTGTCCGATCATTATTACAGATAAAGGACAGAACTATGGCTCCGGCCACGGCTCCTGCGCAGGGGTTGTGTATGGCCGGTGTTTACTATGGAGAAACGGGTTGTGGCGGAACTGACACTGGACGGAAACAAGCTCAGAATAGCGGAGTCGACGGATAA
- a CDS encoding biotin--protein ligase produces MSSIYILWDDSHIWGLLIKRALEAWNIDHELVRGHQIAQGLLSGKPPAALIVPGGWAKGKAMHLGGPGILEIQKYVGEGGNYLGFCGGAGLGLSDTGGLGLSCWHRKGFEKRLHHFLSGHINVKLDQSSPLVPESLGETALIPVWWPGQFSPNKCDSTTALGRYREPGKDFWVADLCISSLPEGTLNDWHNMYGISLLPEFLHDRPAVVSGQTGKGNFILSYPHLETPASAQANIWLSHIIDHMLGQEAQKRPTLPAWELADTPVKWNDPNLISVRNSLEKIIATGQGHFLLFWRNPWLLGWRRGIPGAALNSLYALICKVTSHEPNDASIEAWKSCKDDFIKYMKVFEEGVTGYLLAERFAMTMRSLEPETIFPKALQEQRNGLFGPPPGAGGIYAKLLSMLEELVWVMHKEK; encoded by the coding sequence ATGTCAAGTATCTATATACTATGGGATGACTCCCACATCTGGGGGCTGCTGATCAAAAGAGCCCTTGAAGCATGGAACATCGACCACGAATTAGTGCGTGGGCATCAAATAGCGCAAGGGCTGCTTTCAGGCAAGCCTCCGGCGGCACTTATCGTTCCCGGCGGCTGGGCCAAGGGCAAAGCCATGCATCTAGGCGGCCCCGGCATCCTTGAAATCCAGAAATATGTAGGTGAAGGCGGCAACTACCTCGGATTCTGCGGCGGAGCAGGACTAGGCCTTTCCGATACAGGTGGGTTAGGTTTAAGCTGTTGGCATCGCAAAGGGTTTGAAAAGAGACTGCACCATTTTTTAAGCGGGCATATCAACGTTAAGCTGGACCAGTCCAGCCCGCTGGTCCCGGAAAGCCTTGGGGAGACAGCTCTTATTCCGGTCTGGTGGCCGGGCCAATTTTCACCGAATAAATGCGACTCCACCACAGCACTGGGCCGCTACCGCGAACCGGGCAAAGACTTCTGGGTGGCCGACCTGTGCATAAGTTCACTACCTGAAGGAACCCTCAATGACTGGCACAACATGTACGGAATCTCGCTTCTGCCTGAATTCCTGCATGACCGTCCGGCTGTTGTTTCCGGCCAGACCGGAAAAGGCAACTTCATCCTCAGCTATCCGCACCTTGAAACTCCGGCTTCAGCACAGGCCAACATATGGCTCTCGCACATCATTGACCACATGTTAGGGCAAGAAGCGCAAAAACGCCCAACTCTCCCGGCATGGGAGCTAGCGGATACTCCGGTCAAATGGAATGACCCGAATCTTATTTCCGTACGCAATTCTCTTGAAAAAATCATCGCCACCGGACAAGGCCATTTCCTGCTTTTCTGGCGCAATCCCTGGTTGCTGGGCTGGAGGAGAGGAATTCCCGGAGCAGCACTGAACAGCCTCTATGCACTTATTTGCAAAGTAACTTCACATGAACCGAATGATGCTTCCATTGAAGCATGGAAATCATGCAAAGATGACTTCATAAAATACATGAAAGTCTTTGAGGAAGGTGTAACCGGCTACTTATTAGCAGAACGCTTTGCTATGACCATGCGCAGTCTAGAACCGGAAACTATATTTCCCAAGGCATTGCAGGAGCAACGTAACGGACTTTTCGGCCCCCCTCCCGGAGCAGGTGGAATTTACGCAAAGCTGCTCTCTATGTTGGAGGAACTCGTTTGGGTCATGCATAAAGAAAAATAA
- the fliJ gene encoding flagellar export protein FliJ, translated as MPKPFVFKLEKVLEFREQAEEQARLALAEALRLHQEQKKKLWAVEELIVAHQKKKYDNLSANDMWLWQQYDMALKEDLHSAQSRLKQLALNLQKCRADAVKKSKDRKLLEKLKENQAKKYHEEENLKEQKEFDEMATIRFKPENF; from the coding sequence ATGCCCAAGCCTTTTGTTTTCAAGCTTGAAAAGGTCCTGGAGTTCAGGGAACAGGCAGAAGAGCAGGCTCGGCTTGCCCTTGCGGAAGCCCTGCGTCTGCATCAGGAGCAGAAGAAAAAGCTCTGGGCTGTTGAAGAATTGATCGTCGCCCACCAGAAAAAGAAATACGACAATTTATCAGCCAACGATATGTGGCTTTGGCAGCAGTATGATATGGCCCTCAAAGAGGATCTTCATTCTGCTCAAAGCCGTTTGAAACAGTTGGCCCTTAACTTGCAAAAATGTCGTGCAGATGCTGTTAAAAAGTCAAAAGATCGTAAATTGCTCGAAAAGCTAAAAGAGAATCAGGCGAAGAAATATCATGAAGAAGAAAATCTCAAAGAACAAAAAGAGTTCGACGAAATGGCAACGATTCGCTTCAAACCTGAAAATTTCTAA
- the cobA gene encoding uroporphyrinogen-III C-methyltransferase, with amino-acid sequence MGLVYLIGAGPGDPGLLTVKAKEVLETADVLIYDYLANIEFLSYCKADCEILYVGKKGGDHTLPQDKINELIVEKANEGKVIARLKGGDPYVFGRGGEEAEELVEAGIAFEVIPGITAGVAAPAYAGIPVTHRDFTTSVCFITGHEDPTKEKSGHDWAVYAKSTSTLVFYMGVKNLPMIAENLIKNGRDPETPVALVRWGTRCNQQSFVSTLENVAEEAKERKFKAPSIIVVGGVCSLHDKLAWFEKKPLLGKGVVVTRAREQSSGLVSTLGKLGACVHEFPTINIEPVADYADVQNEIKELSNWDWLIFTSVNGVKHFFSQMDEAGLDARAFAGIEIAAIGPATAEALVEKGIKPDFVPEKYVAEGVVAGLLEKGVKGKKVLIPRAKIAREVLPEELRKAGAEVKILPVYETGLSENDPGPIAEALEAGKIDYLTFTSSSTVENFFNLIEPEVFHKYKESVKIACIGPITAKTLEGFGYEPDIQPEDYTIPALVDVLVQEAAE; translated from the coding sequence ATGGGTTTGGTATATCTTATTGGTGCGGGTCCCGGTGATCCCGGTCTGCTGACTGTTAAGGCTAAAGAAGTGCTGGAAACTGCAGATGTGCTCATCTACGACTATCTGGCAAATATTGAATTTCTTTCCTACTGCAAAGCTGATTGCGAAATCCTTTACGTAGGTAAAAAAGGCGGCGACCACACCCTGCCGCAGGATAAAATTAACGAGCTTATCGTTGAAAAAGCTAACGAAGGCAAAGTCATTGCCCGTCTTAAAGGCGGCGATCCTTATGTTTTCGGTCGCGGCGGCGAAGAAGCCGAAGAGCTGGTCGAAGCCGGAATCGCTTTTGAAGTCATTCCCGGTATCACCGCAGGCGTTGCCGCACCCGCTTATGCAGGTATCCCGGTAACTCACCGCGATTTCACCACTTCCGTATGCTTCATCACCGGACATGAAGATCCCACCAAGGAAAAGTCCGGTCATGACTGGGCTGTTTACGCCAAGTCCACCAGCACACTCGTTTTTTACATGGGCGTGAAAAACCTGCCCATGATCGCCGAGAATCTGATCAAGAACGGTCGCGATCCTGAAACTCCGGTAGCCCTCGTGCGCTGGGGAACCCGTTGCAATCAGCAGTCTTTTGTTTCTACTCTTGAGAACGTTGCAGAGGAAGCAAAAGAGCGCAAGTTCAAGGCTCCTTCTATTATCGTAGTCGGCGGTGTCTGCTCCTTGCACGACAAGCTGGCTTGGTTTGAGAAAAAGCCCCTGCTTGGTAAAGGCGTTGTAGTTACCCGTGCTCGCGAACAGTCCAGCGGACTTGTTTCCACTCTCGGCAAGCTCGGTGCTTGTGTGCATGAGTTCCCGACCATCAACATCGAGCCTGTTGCTGATTACGCAGACGTTCAGAATGAGATCAAAGAACTTTCCAATTGGGATTGGTTGATCTTCACGTCCGTGAACGGTGTAAAACATTTCTTTAGCCAGATGGATGAAGCTGGTCTCGATGCTCGCGCCTTTGCCGGAATTGAAATCGCTGCCATCGGACCCGCAACAGCCGAAGCATTGGTAGAAAAAGGCATCAAGCCTGATTTCGTACCTGAAAAGTACGTTGCTGAGGGTGTTGTTGCCGGACTGCTCGAAAAGGGCGTCAAGGGCAAGAAAGTGCTCATACCGCGCGCCAAGATTGCCCGTGAAGTGCTACCCGAAGAGTTGCGTAAGGCCGGAGCAGAGGTCAAAATCCTGCCCGTCTACGAGACCGGACTTTCCGAGAACGATCCCGGACCCATTGCCGAGGCCCTCGAAGCCGGAAAGATCGATTACCTGACTTTCACCAGCTCCAGCACGGTTGAAAATTTCTTCAATCTCATTGAGCCGGAAGTTTTTCATAAATATAAAGAGAGTGTGAAAATCGCCTGCATCGGGCCCATCACCGCCAAGACCCTCGAAGGGTTCGGTTATGAGCCGGATATTCAGCCCGAAGATTACACCATACCCGCACTGGTCGATGTACTGGTGCAGGAAGCTGCTGAGTAA
- a CDS encoding phosphoribosylglycinamide formyltransferase: MSLPIAVLISGGGSNLQSIIEKMEDNILDVDIRMVLSNKADAYGLKRAEAYGIPTAALSHKDFNSREEFDTEMVRILKDAGVEAVVMAGFMRIITPVFLNAFPGKIINIHPAILPSFPGVDGQGDAAKYGVQLAGCTVHFVDEKMDHGAVIIQAAVPAYPGEDEDELRKRILKQEHRILPQAAQWLAKERLSVEDRFVKLAEADVELAKTDGGSLVNPPLEKGF, translated from the coding sequence ATGAGTCTTCCTATTGCTGTTCTCATATCTGGTGGCGGATCGAATTTACAATCCATTATTGAAAAAATGGAAGACAACATCCTTGACGTGGATATCAGGATGGTTCTTTCTAATAAGGCTGACGCTTACGGCCTGAAACGGGCCGAAGCTTACGGCATCCCCACTGCGGCACTAAGCCATAAAGATTTTAATTCCCGTGAGGAATTCGATACAGAAATGGTGCGTATCCTGAAGGATGCCGGAGTCGAGGCTGTGGTCATGGCTGGCTTCATGCGCATTATCACTCCGGTTTTTCTGAATGCATTCCCCGGAAAGATTATCAATATTCACCCCGCAATCCTGCCCAGCTTTCCCGGTGTGGACGGGCAGGGCGATGCTGCGAAATATGGCGTTCAACTAGCCGGATGTACTGTGCATTTTGTGGACGAGAAAATGGACCACGGCGCGGTGATCATTCAGGCGGCAGTTCCTGCTTATCCCGGTGAAGATGAAGACGAATTGCGCAAGCGCATCCTCAAGCAGGAACACCGCATCCTGCCGCAGGCCGCACAGTGGCTGGCTAAAGAGAGATTGTCCGTCGAGGACCGTTTTGTGAAGCTGGCTGAAGCTGATGTGGAGCTTGCCAAGACTGACGGTGGGAGTCTGGTTAATCCGCCATTGGAAAAAGGTTTCTAA